The Natrinema salifodinae genome includes a window with the following:
- a CDS encoding PHP domain-containing protein has translation MTRRYDLQVHTDASPCSSTPPERVVSAAVDAGLDGIAITDHDTLANVDAVRDAAPAALEVISGVEVTTTEGHLLALDVTEAPPQTDPLTAVDRVHDQGGVAVLSHPFDALRQYYETDLDALADAVDGVETVNSRCVRRRFNERAAAFAAAHDLPSTGGSDAHFPMEVGRAYTCIDGDGSLADALRDGRVRPGGRGRYLSGHVATKLHQVRTAAGRAVEPFRSEGSPRR, from the coding sequence ATGACACGCAGATACGATCTCCAGGTACACACGGACGCCTCGCCCTGTTCGAGCACGCCACCCGAGCGCGTCGTCTCAGCGGCGGTCGACGCCGGACTCGACGGCATCGCGATCACCGACCACGACACGCTCGCCAACGTCGACGCCGTTCGGGACGCCGCACCGGCCGCCCTCGAGGTGATCTCCGGGGTCGAGGTGACGACGACCGAAGGGCACCTCCTGGCACTCGACGTGACCGAGGCGCCGCCTCAGACCGACCCGCTGACAGCGGTCGACCGCGTTCACGACCAGGGCGGCGTCGCCGTCCTCTCGCACCCGTTCGACGCGCTACGACAGTACTACGAGACGGACCTCGACGCCCTCGCCGACGCCGTCGACGGGGTCGAAACGGTGAACTCCCGCTGTGTCCGCCGGCGGTTCAACGAGCGCGCGGCGGCGTTCGCGGCTGCTCACGACCTGCCGTCGACCGGCGGGAGCGACGCCCACTTTCCGATGGAGGTCGGTCGCGCGTACACCTGTATCGACGGTGACGGATCGCTCGCGGACGCCCTGCGCGACGGCCGCGTCCGGCCTGGCGGTCGCGGACGGTACCTCTCGGGGCACGTCGCGACGAAACTCCACCAGGTCCGCACCGCCGCCGGTCGCGCCGTCGAACCCTTCAGGTCGGAGGGATCCCCGCGACGATGA
- a CDS encoding decaprenyl-phosphate phosphoribosyltransferase, which yields MSRAYADQSRLAGALSGLVKELRPWQWYKQSILLLGLIFSKSLLDPVAVASVALGIVAFCVIAGATYIGNDILDVEEDRNHPQKKHRPIASGQVPIPVAAAFAILLFVGGLALAWYLGPLFLLVVCTYIVQNALYSAFLKEVVLVDVMVIAIGFVLRAIAGVVAIDVSLSPWLVVCTFLAALMLALGKRRHEMIVSDDPAASRSSLDEYTEETLDQLLVAVLSALLVSYSLYTFYGDGPWMMVTLPFAFFAAFRYHHLAHTRDLGGDPKYLFGDRPFLVNLVVWGFVVIAVLYEVPLRLLETIT from the coding sequence ATGTCCCGCGCCTATGCCGACCAGAGCCGGCTCGCGGGTGCCCTCTCCGGCCTGGTCAAGGAGTTGCGACCCTGGCAGTGGTACAAACAGAGCATCCTGCTGTTGGGGCTAATCTTCTCCAAGAGCCTGCTCGATCCGGTCGCCGTCGCGAGCGTCGCCCTCGGGATTGTCGCGTTCTGCGTCATCGCGGGCGCGACGTACATCGGCAACGACATCCTCGACGTCGAGGAGGATCGCAACCATCCGCAGAAGAAACACCGACCCATCGCCAGCGGCCAGGTTCCGATCCCCGTGGCGGCGGCGTTCGCGATCCTGCTCTTCGTCGGCGGGCTCGCCCTCGCCTGGTACCTCGGTCCGCTGTTCCTCCTCGTCGTCTGCACGTATATCGTACAGAACGCGCTCTACTCCGCGTTCTTGAAGGAGGTCGTCCTCGTCGACGTGATGGTCATCGCCATCGGGTTCGTCCTGCGGGCTATCGCGGGCGTCGTCGCCATCGACGTCTCCCTGAGCCCCTGGCTCGTCGTCTGTACGTTCCTCGCGGCGCTGATGCTCGCGCTCGGCAAACGCCGCCACGAGATGATCGTCAGCGATGATCCGGCCGCGTCGCGCTCCAGCCTCGACGAGTACACCGAGGAGACGCTCGACCAGTTGCTCGTCGCCGTCCTCTCGGCGCTGCTCGTCTCCTACTCGTTGTACACGTTCTACGGGGACGGCCCGTGGATGATGGTCACGCTCCCGTTCGCCTTTTTCGCGGCCTTCCGCTATCACCACCTCGCCCACACGCGAGACCTGGGCGGCGACCCGAAGTACCTCTTTGGCGACCGCCCGTTTCTCGTCAACCTCGTCGTCTGGGGCTTCGTCGTCATCGCGGTCCTTTACGAGGTGCCGCTCCGACTTCTCGAAACGATCACGTGA
- the purF gene encoding amidophosphoribosyltransferase, protein MTEKCGVVGVSLNGRDAARPLYYALYALQHRGQESAGIVTHDGFQQHSHVEMGLVGDAFGEDDLDALNGAAGIGHVRYPTAGSVDSSCAQPFSVSFKSGSLGLSHNGNLVNADEIRDELAAAGHAFTSDGDTEVIAHDLARNLLEEDLVRAVKHTMGRIHGSYSLTISHDDTILGVRDPQGNRPLCIGELEDGYILASESAAIDTLDGDLVRDVRPGELVVLRDDGQGFDSYQLVENENTAHCFFEHVYFARPDSVIDETLVYEARRNLGRKLWEESGVETDVVMPVPDSGRAFASGYADAASETTADGEPRDADDDGVEFAEGLMKNRYVGRTFIMPTQDERERAVRLKLNPIKSTIEGKTVTVIDDSIVRGTTSTQLVQLLKDCGAEEVHVRIGAPAIVAPCYMGIDMATREELIASDKSTDEIRDAISADSLAYLSTDAVAEVLDEERIDLCLGCVTGEYPYDIEGEATDRDVSRPDVGDRQLPADD, encoded by the coding sequence ATGACCGAAAAGTGCGGCGTCGTCGGCGTCTCACTGAACGGTCGAGACGCGGCACGACCGTTGTATTATGCGCTCTACGCACTCCAGCACCGCGGTCAGGAGTCCGCGGGGATCGTCACCCACGACGGCTTCCAGCAGCACAGCCACGTCGAGATGGGCCTGGTGGGCGACGCCTTCGGTGAGGACGACCTCGACGCGCTCAACGGGGCGGCGGGGATCGGCCACGTCCGGTATCCGACGGCCGGCTCGGTCGACTCCTCGTGCGCCCAGCCGTTCTCCGTCTCCTTCAAGAGCGGCTCGCTGGGGCTCTCCCACAACGGCAACCTCGTCAACGCCGACGAGATCCGCGACGAACTCGCCGCCGCGGGCCACGCCTTCACCAGCGACGGCGACACCGAGGTCATCGCCCACGACCTCGCGCGCAACCTCTTAGAGGAGGACCTGGTGCGGGCCGTCAAACACACGATGGGGCGGATCCACGGCTCCTACTCGCTGACGATCAGCCACGACGACACCATCCTCGGCGTGCGCGATCCGCAGGGGAACCGCCCGCTCTGTATCGGGGAGCTCGAGGACGGCTACATACTGGCCTCCGAGTCGGCCGCGATCGACACGTTAGACGGGGACCTCGTCCGCGACGTTCGCCCCGGCGAGCTGGTCGTCCTGCGAGACGACGGCCAGGGCTTTGACTCCTACCAGCTCGTCGAAAACGAGAACACCGCCCACTGCTTCTTCGAACACGTCTACTTCGCCCGCCCCGACAGCGTCATCGACGAGACGCTGGTCTACGAGGCCCGGCGGAACCTCGGGCGCAAGCTCTGGGAGGAAAGCGGCGTCGAGACCGACGTCGTGATGCCGGTACCCGACTCCGGTCGGGCGTTCGCCTCCGGCTACGCGGACGCGGCAAGCGAGACGACCGCCGACGGCGAGCCCCGCGACGCCGACGACGACGGCGTCGAGTTCGCCGAGGGGCTGATGAAGAACCGCTACGTCGGCCGGACGTTCATCATGCCGACTCAGGATGAACGCGAGCGCGCGGTGCGGCTGAAGCTCAACCCGATCAAGTCCACGATCGAGGGCAAGACCGTCACCGTCATCGACGACTCGATCGTCCGCGGGACGACCTCGACCCAGCTCGTCCAGCTGCTGAAAGACTGCGGGGCCGAGGAAGTCCACGTCCGGATCGGCGCGCCGGCGATCGTCGCCCCCTGTTACATGGGCATCGACATGGCCACCCGCGAGGAACTGATCGCTTCCGACAAGTCCACCGACGAGATCCGCGACGCGATCAGCGCCGACAGCCTGGCCTACCTCTCGACCGACGCGGTCGCCGAGGTGCTCGACGAGGAGCGGATCGACCTCTGTCTGGGCTGCGTGACGGGTGAGTACCCCTACGACATCGAGGGCGAGGCGACCGATCGCGACGTGAGCCGACCCGACGTCGGCGACCGGCAGCTCCCCGCGGACGACTAA
- a CDS encoding lysylphosphatidylglycerol synthase transmembrane domain-containing protein: MSNYGESVVDRGRAAVRDHGIWVTALLSVVVFLGLAVYADVGDVTNALAALNWRTFAIVVGLTTVGYGFRFAKWHYYLRCLDIDVPLDASAVTFFSGLMMVVTPGKAGEVWKAWFLRDQRGVSASKTTSVVGAERITDLIALSAMAALGLLGYGRSSLPIIVVFGAIATGIGLLQWRRGCLAILERLEAVPVVGDYATELEQFYESAYRLFQVRPLIVSTLFSLAAWGLEGVALWVVLDGFGVEADVTTGLFVFGLGSVIGAVSMLPGGIAAAEASMVGALIAVGYPEPVAAGATMVIRVGTLWYAAALGTAVFLAYKATR, translated from the coding sequence ATGAGCAATTACGGCGAATCCGTCGTCGATCGTGGGCGAGCGGCCGTCCGCGACCACGGCATCTGGGTGACAGCACTGCTCTCGGTCGTCGTCTTCCTCGGTCTCGCTGTCTACGCGGACGTCGGCGACGTGACGAACGCCCTGGCCGCCCTGAACTGGCGAACGTTCGCGATCGTCGTCGGCTTGACGACCGTCGGCTACGGGTTCCGATTCGCCAAGTGGCACTACTACCTCCGGTGTCTCGACATCGACGTTCCGCTCGATGCGAGCGCCGTCACCTTCTTTAGCGGCCTGATGATGGTCGTCACGCCGGGCAAGGCCGGGGAGGTCTGGAAGGCGTGGTTTCTCCGCGATCAGCGCGGCGTGTCCGCGAGCAAGACCACCTCCGTCGTCGGCGCCGAGCGGATCACGGACCTCATCGCGCTGAGCGCGATGGCCGCGCTCGGACTGTTGGGGTACGGTCGCTCGTCGCTTCCCATCATCGTCGTTTTCGGCGCCATCGCGACCGGGATCGGTCTGCTTCAGTGGCGACGGGGCTGCCTGGCGATCCTCGAACGGCTCGAAGCGGTCCCGGTCGTCGGCGACTACGCGACCGAACTGGAGCAGTTCTACGAGAGCGCGTATCGACTGTTTCAGGTCCGGCCACTGATCGTCTCGACGCTGTTCAGCCTCGCTGCGTGGGGGCTGGAGGGGGTCGCGCTGTGGGTGGTACTCGACGGGTTCGGCGTCGAAGCGGACGTCACGACCGGCCTGTTCGTCTTCGGGCTCGGGTCGGTCATCGGCGCGGTGTCGATGCTCCCCGGCGGGATCGCAGCGGCGGAGGCGTCGATGGTCGGCGCGCTGATCGCGGTTGGGTATCCCGAACCCGTCGCCGCCGGCGCCACGATGGTCATCCGCGTCGGAACGCTGTGGTACGCCGCGGCGCTCGGCACGGCGGTTTTCCTCGCGTACAAAGCGACGCGCTGA